CGGCAGCCCGCCGGCGTCGCCCGGCAGAAAGAGGGCTGTTCCGCTTCCGGAGACGAAGGCCCACGGGCGGGCCCCGGCCGCGCCGAAGCGGGCGGAGTCTTTGCCCGGCACGTCGAGCGGGTGGTGGTGCGGCGTGTGCTTGATCGCGCCCACCGACCAGCCGGCCGCCGCCAGCCAACGCACCAGCTCGGCGACGAGCGTCGTCTTTCCGTGCCCCTTGCGCCCGCAGATCCTCACGATCGGGGGGCCGCCGCTCATGCCGCCTCCGGGCGCCGCCCGGCGATCGCAGCGGCGAGCGCGCGCAGGCCGAACCAGACCGCCAGCGCGATCAGGAAGCCGGCGAGCGTGTTCAGCGCGACGATCGCGGCGGCCCCGGAGACCGCCGTCGCGGCCGCCGCCGGGGCTCGGGCGTCGCGCGCGGCGCGCGCCAGCTCGTAGCCGGCGAAGACCAGCATCGGCGCGAGCACCGCGGCCGGATAGGCGGCGAGCACGGCGGCGGAACCGGCGCCGAGCAGCACGCCGCCGCCGATCTTGAGCAGGCCGAGCGCGATCACCGAGACGCCCGTGCGCGCGCCGAAGTGGTACTGCGCCGCGAGTCCGCCCGAGCCGTGGCACATCGGCAGCCCGCCGAGCGGCACGGCGACCAGGTTCATCAGCCCGACGCTCGTCGCCACCCGGCGCGGCGGCAGCCCGCGCCCGGGAAACAGGTCGGCACTGAGCGCGCAGACCGCCACGACCGAGTTCAGCAGCGTCAGCGGGATCTGCGGCAGCGCTCCCCGCAGCGCGCCGCCGAGGAAATCGGCGGCCGCGGGCCAGTGGAGGGCGGGCGCCGGCAAGCCGGGGGCCCACGCCGCGAGCGCGCCCGGGTGGTCGAAACGCAGCAGCACGAAGCCGGCGGCGAAGGCGAGCAGCGCACCGGGCCAGCGCCGCCACGCCGCGAGGAGGAGGAAGGCGCCGACGGCGAGCGCCGCGATCCATCCGTCCGCCCCACCGGCCGGCAGGCCGGCCGCCCAGGCGATCCCGCGCAGCGCCAGCTTGGCGCCGATGCCGAGCTGGATCGCCCGAACCACCGGAAGGGGGATCGCCGCGGCGAGCCGGTCGGCGAGGCCGGCGGCGCCGGCAGCGAGCACCACCGCGCCGGCGATCAACCCGGCGGCCATCAGCTCGCCGCGCGTGATCTCCCCGACGATCGCGGCCGCGGCGATCGCCTTCATCGGCTGCACCGGGATCGGCTGCCCGAAGGCGAGACCGGTGGCGACGTTCATGGAACCGGCCAGGACGAGCACCCAGGCGAGGTCGAGCCCGGAGGCGAGGGAGGCCGCGAGAACGAGCGGCAGGAAGGTGCCGAGATCACCGAGCCCTCCGGAGATCTCCCGGACGAGAGCGCCGGCCCGGCCCGCGCCGCCCGCGGCCATCGTCAGCAGGCGCCCGCGGCGGCCCCCTCCCGCCGCTCGATCGCCACCGGATCGCCGACACGGATCGTACCGGGCCGGAGCACCCGGCAGAAGATTCCCTCGCGCGGCATCACGCAACGGCCCACGCGGCGGAAGACGGCGCAACCGTGGCCGTGACACCGCTTGCCGATCTGCGTCACCTCGAGCAGCGCCGTGCCGGCGGCGATCCGGTCGCCCGGCCGGACGCCGGACAGGTCGAGACCCCGCACGGTGAGGTTCTCCGCGAAATCACCCTCGGCGAAGCTCCGGCCCGCCTCGCTGCCGAACGCCTCGATGCTCTCGTACGCCAGCAGGCTGACCTGCCGGTGCCACTCGCCGGCGTGGGCGTCGCCCCGAATGCCGCGAAGATCGACCACCGCCTCGCTGACCGGGCGCTTCTCCGTGCCGCGGGCGGGGGAAATGTTGATCGAGACCAGTTCGCCCTTCCCTGACATCGTTCGGCTCTCCTTCCGCCCGT
This Acidobacteriota bacterium DNA region includes the following protein-coding sequences:
- a CDS encoding molybdopterin-guanine dinucleotide biosynthesis protein B produces the protein MSGGPPIVRICGRKGHGKTTLVAELVRWLAAAGWSVGAIKHTPHHHPLDVPGKDSARFGAAGARPWAFVSGSGTALFLPGDAGGLP
- a CDS encoding sulfate transporter, which encodes MAAGGAGRAGALVREISGGLGDLGTFLPLVLAASLASGLDLAWVLVLAGSMNVATGLAFGQPIPVQPMKAIAAAAIVGEITRGELMAAGLIAGAVVLAAGAAGLADRLAAAIPLPVVRAIQLGIGAKLALRGIAWAAGLPAGGADGWIAALAVGAFLLLAAWRRWPGALLAFAAGFVLLRFDHPGALAAWAPGLPAPALHWPAAADFLGGALRGALPQIPLTLLNSVVAVCALSADLFPGRGLPPRRVATSVGLMNLVAVPLGGLPMCHGSGGLAAQYHFGARTGVSVIALGLLKIGGGVLLGAGSAAVLAAYPAAVLAPMLVFAGYELARAARDARAPAAAATAVSGAAAIVALNTLAGFLIALAVWFGLRALAAAIAGRRPEAA
- a CDS encoding MOSC domain-containing protein — its product is MSGKGELVSINISPARGTEKRPVSEAVVDLRGIRGDAHAGEWHRQVSLLAYESIEAFGSEAGRSFAEGDFAENLTVRGLDLSGVRPGDRIAAGTALLEVTQIGKRCHGHGCAVFRRVGRCVMPREGIFCRVLRPGTIRVGDPVAIERREGAAAGAC